In one bacterium genomic region, the following are encoded:
- a CDS encoding S8 family serine peptidase, which yields MPRSLAPPAHAPLSQNSEAKQSNTPTPYPTTSAIPPVVAPSMATKVTTHVVRFQNDRVKQTFLAQNNLSASELTPLPELNAYSVRAANLIAHSGMDSFVNQPYKALLTPTDPLQANQWHFSSTNTLPAWNHQTGNANITTAVIDTGFGLNVTDLTGKWAENSNELGITASEGPTPNCTSRSLTLDKRCNNIDDDNDGYIDNYRGWNFVSDSNNVAAGQFTPNSSAAYHGTAVSSLIAGRANNSIGGSGMSWGSKVLPVQVLDDSGDGDTISVALGIRYAVDQGVNIINMSLGTNSDDPLVSEQIDYATQNGVIVIAASGNDGCDCVSYPARYPSVIAVGATNAANGLAGFSSYGTNLDIVAPGVNLCSVIWTNTATTGLNTCGLNGTSFSSPLVAGAVALLLSQNPTLTPAQVNNALISTATKLTPMGGANFTKYYGYGLLNTLSALNDVSATSLYGSPISTSLISLSQLDKVLDGYEYDKFNSTCTSYTNDVLCTTRAINQQTNQIVTITPNFNPVGTRNLQQDIYSANLIPGTWIIQNYLTTTTGIQSMAREKIITITN from the coding sequence GTGCCTCGATCGCTTGCACCGCCGGCTCACGCACCGCTGTCTCAAAACTCTGAAGCGAAGCAATCAAACACACCAACACCTTACCCAACTACCAGCGCCATACCACCTGTTGTCGCCCCATCCATGGCCACAAAAGTAACCACACATGTTGTGCGTTTCCAAAATGACCGAGTTAAGCAAACTTTTCTTGCCCAAAACAACCTTTCCGCATCGGAGCTCACGCCACTTCCAGAACTTAACGCCTACAGCGTACGCGCGGCCAACCTGATTGCGCATTCTGGTATGGATAGCTTTGTAAACCAACCATATAAGGCACTACTTACACCGACAGACCCTCTGCAAGCCAACCAGTGGCACTTCAGTAGTACCAATACCCTACCAGCCTGGAACCATCAAACTGGTAATGCAAATATCACTACAGCTGTTATTGATACTGGCTTTGGTCTGAATGTCACCGACCTTACAGGTAAGTGGGCCGAAAACAGTAATGAATTAGGTATTACAGCCAGTGAAGGCCCTACCCCTAACTGCACTAGTCGCTCCTTAACTCTAGATAAACGATGTAATAATATCGACGATGATAATGACGGCTACATCGATAACTATAGGGGTTGGAATTTTGTTAGTGATAGTAATAATGTGGCTGCCGGTCAGTTTACTCCAAATTCTAGCGCTGCCTACCACGGTACAGCTGTCTCCAGCCTAATCGCTGGGCGAGCCAATAATAGTATTGGGGGATCTGGTATGAGCTGGGGGTCCAAAGTGCTACCGGTCCAAGTCCTAGATGATAGTGGCGATGGTGACACAATAAGTGTTGCCCTGGGTATACGCTACGCAGTAGATCAAGGAGTGAATATTATCAACATGAGCCTTGGTACTAACTCTGACGACCCTTTAGTTTCTGAGCAAATTGATTACGCAACCCAAAATGGAGTTATTGTGATTGCTGCATCTGGTAATGATGGTTGTGACTGCGTCTCTTACCCTGCACGCTATCCAAGCGTTATCGCTGTTGGTGCAACCAATGCAGCCAATGGCCTTGCTGGTTTTTCTAGCTACGGAACCAATCTAGATATAGTAGCACCTGGCGTAAACTTGTGTTCGGTGATTTGGACCAACACAGCTACTACCGGACTCAACACTTGTGGACTTAATGGCACATCATTTTCAAGTCCATTGGTGGCTGGTGCCGTGGCCCTACTATTGTCTCAAAATCCAACCCTTACGCCAGCTCAAGTAAATAATGCCTTAATAAGCACCGCCACAAAACTCACACCAATGGGTGGAGCAAATTTCACGAAATACTATGGGTATGGCCTGCTTAATACCTTATCAGCACTTAATGATGTATCAGCTACATCATTATATGGATCACCCATATCAACATCACTCATATCACTCTCTCAACTGGATAAAGTCTTAGATGGATATGAATATGATAAATTCAACTCTACCTGTACCTCTTACACTAACGATGTATTGTGTACAACACGAGCTATTAACCAGCAGACAAACCAAATAGTCACTATTACACCAAACTTTAATCCAGTTGGTACACGAAACCTTCAGCAAGACATATATAGTGCAAACCTAATACCAGGTACTTGGATTATTCAAAACTACCTCACTACAACTACCGGCATTCAAAGTATGGCTCGAGAAAAGATCATAACAATTACTAATTAA
- a CDS encoding DUF2341 domain-containing protein — translation MANKKKNNQHEYVNSVDGLRRAEPVLRVESSSVVEVDEVTRLELIGKWLRKTVPSIILQLKSIALQLKSIVSTVRLHILEIFTRITARIPRVRLPRFAVSNRVRSVVASTSLVFMVLLMFFNLGIGNIAQAFDTFSQSDWSGGVGASPVNQYSEKDNVVTTTPNRIDIDSQQNTNWCATANCNNQWQYRKKVILSDYSGNIVAQSSLQYEVTLDYTANMKSDFSDIRFVNELGGADIPFTLIYKTDSQSAKYIVKISVSGGVADKELYVYYGNSSAVGFDNRTGTMDWADDFRSGTCAKILNCSQVGLVVGNGELSSIQDHQSIEAALSGKTFDRAINRVFEYDFQYDFSSLTDCSDGGYSMASNFGGNTYDKYSNLGTYIRRGSCDRDVFGSFNYVSMRDDSIGYENGGWLENWDNPSPKASFNSLEWARLRMVSYPGSGMDFFLSKDNGKTFNKINIAPYSSSNLTFDIHRFELYTSSNASSLSLKIRNMQAYSIPSLAAPPVYLGVEEKLGGYTGVIASAEIDLSASGAYFGAITASTVGSGKVSFLISGSATAGGTKTFAEAGSCGWINNGALASASKCLEPNTRYVKYFAVLQDDDGVRDLSVTNIGLEYGMDNTDPNGATNIIAKRDSVLGAQITTGWINTIPYFSWSTATDNPGGSGIGGYCVYFGTDQTADMATTSGLLPSSGPVNTNGLCHYATADASLSLSDINLQGSLDSGQTYYFKIRSFDQSGNMSGEEVYQLGYDTEEPEFNTLATGPNGAVNSPLANINWLTTPPASADDSGGSGIAGVRYCVNYFGSVLPECNIETGGGEDTPDWIWFGASGNPGGLYDLSDTIPFTDGGFQISTNALSHLTNEGINYAYVVLLDRAGNVGGGGVGYINTTQQTASPPRNLVVSPPISSQNQFSFSWEAPSSLTGPASEVDYCWTVNAPILQDASNCNWTGKGITQLANGAYATQQGENTMYVMAKDQSQNFSNMNVATVKFTAFTTAPGAPQNLELSDVSTRATASWKIALSWSAPQLPGSGVTGYKIYRSTNNVDFTEVGTTSNTNLSFIDSGLSQTDYYYYVKACDSANSCGVASNTEIEYPSGRYTTPARLTDDTDQPKIRDIGTRKATVYWFTDRASDSKIAYGTAPGQYFPEEVGNSAQISTHVVNLTNLEPGKTYYYVARWTDEDGNMGVSTERSFTTLPAPTVKEVSASNLTIGSAVVNFTTDNAHKANVYFGANDAFGGVKSVNTSTSSSSYSLSLDNLRDGQKYYFKISTVDADGYEYQGDIYSFTTPARPRIINLRFDTVEGEPSSTQKIVWTTNVPTTSEVVYGLRDGKQIEAVDSVLVVEHEMVVRGLEDDADYQLVARSRDAAGNLAISDRQSFQTAEDTRAPKISNLKIETDIRGSGGEARGQVIVSWRTDEPATSQVAFAKGRTDELSNRSQQDTRLTTEHVVVVSDLTTSSIYQVQAVSSDKAGNESSSDAQTAIIGRGTDSIFSVIFNALQAIFGFGDSSI, via the coding sequence ATGGCCAACAAGAAAAAGAATAATCAGCACGAGTATGTCAATTCAGTCGACGGTTTGCGTCGGGCTGAGCCTGTCTTACGGGTGGAAAGCTCGAGTGTGGTTGAGGTAGATGAAGTCACGCGGTTGGAGTTAATCGGGAAATGGCTACGAAAGACTGTACCATCTATAATCCTCCAACTAAAATCTATAGCTCTCCAGCTAAAAAGCATTGTGAGTACTGTAAGGCTACATATCTTGGAAATTTTTACTAGGATTACTGCTCGTATCCCTAGAGTTAGACTGCCAAGATTTGCTGTGAGTAACAGAGTGAGAAGTGTTGTAGCGAGTACATCATTAGTATTTATGGTGTTATTGATGTTCTTTAATCTGGGTATTGGAAATATTGCTCAAGCCTTTGACACTTTTAGTCAGTCAGATTGGAGTGGAGGAGTTGGGGCGAGTCCAGTTAATCAATACAGTGAAAAAGATAATGTTGTAACTACTACACCAAATAGAATAGACATAGATAGTCAGCAGAATACTAATTGGTGCGCGACAGCAAATTGCAATAACCAGTGGCAATATAGAAAGAAGGTTATATTATCCGACTACAGCGGTAATATAGTGGCTCAGAGCAGTCTGCAGTATGAGGTTACTCTAGACTACACGGCAAATATGAAATCTGATTTTAGTGATATTAGGTTCGTAAATGAGCTGGGTGGAGCCGATATACCGTTTACTTTAATCTATAAAACAGACAGTCAATCGGCTAAATACATTGTAAAAATATCAGTAAGTGGCGGGGTGGCAGACAAAGAGTTGTATGTTTACTATGGAAACTCTTCGGCGGTAGGCTTCGATAACCGTACCGGCACTATGGACTGGGCGGATGACTTTAGGAGTGGCACATGTGCTAAGATCCTGAATTGTAGCCAGGTGGGTCTGGTAGTTGGCAATGGAGAGCTGTCGTCTATACAGGATCATCAGTCGATCGAAGCAGCCCTATCTGGTAAGACGTTTGACAGGGCGATAAACAGGGTCTTTGAATATGATTTTCAATATGATTTTTCTAGCCTGACTGACTGTAGCGATGGTGGTTATAGTATGGCATCTAACTTCGGAGGTAATACTTATGACAAGTATTCGAACTTAGGTACATACATACGTAGAGGTAGCTGTGACCGTGATGTTTTCGGTAGTTTTAATTATGTCTCAATGAGAGATGATTCTATTGGTTACGAAAATGGTGGCTGGCTTGAAAATTGGGATAATCCGAGTCCAAAAGCTAGTTTTAATAGCCTTGAGTGGGCACGACTTCGGATGGTGAGCTATCCAGGGAGTGGAATGGATTTTTTTCTTAGTAAAGATAATGGTAAGACATTTAATAAGATAAATATAGCTCCGTATAGTTCGAGTAATTTAACTTTTGATATACACAGGTTTGAATTGTATACATCTAGCAATGCAAGTAGTCTATCCCTAAAGATAAGAAATATGCAGGCGTATTCGATACCTTCTCTGGCCGCACCGCCAGTTTATCTGGGCGTGGAAGAAAAACTCGGTGGCTACACGGGGGTGATCGCGTCAGCCGAGATAGACCTTAGTGCCTCGGGGGCTTACTTTGGAGCGATTACGGCCAGCACGGTTGGTAGTGGTAAAGTTAGCTTCCTAATCTCTGGATCTGCAACGGCTGGTGGTACAAAAACATTTGCCGAAGCTGGTAGTTGTGGCTGGATAAATAATGGCGCGCTAGCTAGTGCTAGCAAATGTCTAGAGCCAAATACAAGGTACGTAAAATATTTTGCGGTATTGCAAGATGATGATGGTGTGCGTGACTTATCTGTGACTAATATCGGCCTAGAATACGGCATGGATAATACCGACCCGAATGGGGCGACAAACATTATCGCCAAACGAGATAGCGTGTTGGGGGCACAAATCACAACGGGCTGGATAAATACGATACCATACTTTAGCTGGAGCACGGCTACGGATAATCCTGGTGGTAGTGGTATTGGTGGATATTGTGTGTATTTTGGTACGGATCAGACGGCAGATATGGCTACGACATCCGGGTTGTTGCCTAGCAGTGGTCCGGTGAATACAAATGGTCTATGCCATTATGCGACAGCCGATGCTAGCCTTAGTTTGTCTGATATTAATTTGCAGGGTAGCCTAGACTCTGGGCAAACTTACTACTTTAAGATTCGATCCTTCGACCAGTCTGGCAATATGTCAGGTGAGGAAGTATACCAGCTAGGCTATGATACCGAAGAGCCTGAGTTTAATACCTTGGCAACAGGACCAAATGGCGCTGTGAATTCACCGCTTGCTAATATCAACTGGCTAACGACACCACCGGCAAGTGCGGATGATAGTGGAGGGTCTGGCATCGCGGGTGTCAGATATTGTGTCAATTATTTTGGTAGTGTGCTCCCGGAATGTAATATCGAAACTGGAGGTGGCGAAGATACCCCGGACTGGATATGGTTTGGGGCTTCGGGCAATCCGGGCGGACTATATGATTTATCGGATACCATTCCATTTACAGATGGAGGATTTCAGATATCCACGAACGCACTTTCTCATTTGACGAATGAAGGCATAAATTATGCCTATGTCGTATTGCTTGATAGAGCTGGTAATGTTGGCGGTGGTGGCGTGGGTTATATTAATACCACCCAACAGACTGCTTCACCACCCCGAAATCTAGTAGTATCTCCGCCTATTAGCAGTCAGAACCAGTTCTCTTTTAGCTGGGAGGCGCCTTCCAGCCTGACCGGTCCAGCTAGTGAGGTAGATTACTGCTGGACTGTAAACGCTCCAATATTGCAGGACGCTAGCAATTGTAATTGGACTGGCAAGGGAATTACCCAGCTGGCGAATGGTGCTTATGCGACGCAGCAGGGGGAGAATACGATGTATGTTATGGCGAAAGATCAATCGCAGAACTTCTCGAATATGAATGTGGCAACGGTAAAATTTACAGCATTTACGACAGCACCAGGTGCTCCGCAAAATCTTGAGCTGTCTGATGTGTCTACTCGGGCGACTGCGAGCTGGAAAATTGCCCTAAGCTGGAGCGCGCCACAGCTGCCGGGTTCCGGTGTGACAGGCTATAAGATTTATAGGTCTACCAATAATGTAGATTTTACTGAAGTCGGCACCACGTCAAATACCAATCTTAGCTTTATAGATTCTGGTCTCTCGCAAACTGACTACTATTATTATGTAAAAGCCTGCGATAGCGCTAATAGCTGTGGTGTAGCCAGTAATACTGAGATAGAGTATCCGAGTGGTCGATATACCACACCAGCTCGACTAACCGATGACACCGATCAGCCGAAAATCCGAGATATCGGTACGCGTAAAGCTACAGTTTATTGGTTTACTGACCGAGCAAGTGATTCTAAGATAGCTTATGGTACCGCGCCTGGACAGTATTTCCCTGAAGAGGTCGGTAATTCGGCACAAATTTCTACACATGTTGTAAATCTTACAAATCTTGAGCCTGGTAAAACATATTATTATGTAGCTCGGTGGACAGATGAAGATGGCAATATGGGGGTTTCCACAGAGAGATCTTTCACAACGCTACCAGCGCCAACCGTAAAGGAAGTTTCGGCATCAAATCTGACCATAGGTTCTGCTGTAGTTAATTTTACAACTGATAATGCACATAAGGCTAATGTATATTTTGGAGCCAATGATGCCTTTGGTGGCGTGAAGAGTGTTAATACTTCAACATCATCTTCTAGCTATAGTTTAAGTTTGGATAATCTGCGGGATGGGCAGAAATACTACTTTAAGATCAGTACGGTCGATGCCGATGGCTATGAATATCAGGGAGATATTTATAGCTTTACCACACCAGCTCGTCCACGGATTATAAATTTGCGCTTTGATACGGTCGAAGGTGAGCCAAGTAGCACCCAGAAGATTGTTTGGACGACCAATGTTCCGACTACTAGTGAGGTGGTGTATGGTCTGAGGGATGGTAAGCAGATCGAAGCCGTAGACTCGGTGCTTGTGGTGGAGCATGAGATGGTGGTTCGTGGACTTGAAGACGATGCGGATTATCAGCTAGTTGCCCGCTCGCGCGATGCTGCTGGCAATCTGGCAATATCTGATCGGCAATCTTTCCAGACTGCCGAGGACACGCGTGCTCCAAAGATTAGTAACTTGAAGATTGAGACAGATATTCGTGGATCCGGAGGCGAAGCTCGAGGCCAGGTGATTGTGTCTTGGCGCACCGATGAGCCGGCGACCAGCCAAGTAGCCTTTGCTAAGGGTCGCACCGATGAGCTAAGTAATCGATCACAACAAGATACACGTCTAACGACTGAGCATGTGGTGGTGGTGTCAGATCTGACGACCTCGAGTATTTATCAGGTTCAGGCGGTCTCATCTGATAAGGCTGGTAATGAGTCATCTTCGGATGCTCAAACTGCAATCATTGGTCGTGGTACAGACAGTATTTTTAGCGTTATCTTTAATGCCCTGCAAGCAATCTTCGGCTTTGGGGATTCTAGTATATGA
- a CDS encoding ABC transporter permease yields MPRLKKHRFKREGVVATSILVRMAAQNLFFKRLRTTLTILGVVIGIGAVIFLLSFGYGLQNLVSRQVIGAKSVKSIDVNKPRSTAIKFDGENITRLKNIGSVESVARVFTEAAKVKSGSSQIDSVLFGVDSEYLNLASVRVVTGKSLLAGGSTDETLINTSLARAVGLPQGDEVLGKVINMSFDVVQADGVKKTVQKDMRIIGLVEGSGGAEVFVRSQLFIDNGAQDAGQVKILATDRAAVPQIRKEIESIGFATASPLDTLDQISQVFGLLQMVFIGFGGIGMVIAILGMFNTLTISLLERTREIGLLIEFGARRRDIKRLFIIESLMLSILGGLIGLISAFMLGKIADVAISSFARSRGVQESVSAFMVTPQLAIMTLVLSALFGLAVVYFPARRASRIDPIDALRYE; encoded by the coding sequence ATGCCTAGGCTAAAAAAGCACCGATTTAAGAGAGAAGGCGTGGTGGCAACATCCATTCTGGTGCGTATGGCGGCCCAGAATCTTTTCTTTAAGAGGCTACGAACTACGCTGACCATTCTTGGCGTGGTGATTGGTATTGGTGCGGTGATATTTTTGCTCTCGTTTGGGTATGGTTTGCAGAATTTAGTTAGCCGTCAAGTGATTGGGGCAAAATCGGTTAAGAGTATTGATGTCAATAAGCCACGCTCGACAGCCATTAAATTTGATGGTGAAAATATTACTCGGCTCAAAAATATTGGTTCGGTGGAATCGGTGGCTCGCGTTTTTACCGAAGCTGCTAAAGTAAAATCGGGTAGCTCACAGATTGATTCGGTGCTGTTTGGCGTTGATTCAGAATATCTAAACCTAGCCTCCGTACGCGTGGTGACTGGCAAAAGTTTATTGGCGGGCGGCTCGACGGATGAGACCCTAATCAATACTTCACTTGCAAGAGCAGTGGGCTTACCACAAGGCGATGAGGTACTCGGCAAGGTGATTAATATGAGTTTTGATGTTGTGCAGGCTGATGGGGTCAAGAAAACTGTTCAGAAGGACATGAGAATTATCGGCCTTGTTGAAGGGAGTGGGGGTGCTGAAGTTTTTGTGCGTAGTCAGCTATTTATTGATAATGGTGCCCAAGATGCCGGTCAAGTAAAGATACTGGCAACTGATCGGGCGGCTGTACCGCAGATTCGTAAGGAGATTGAAAGTATTGGCTTCGCTACCGCGTCACCACTTGATACTCTAGACCAGATTTCTCAGGTGTTCGGTTTGCTACAGATGGTCTTTATTGGTTTTGGAGGGATTGGTATGGTGATTGCGATACTCGGGATGTTTAACACGCTGACTATTTCTTTATTGGAGAGGACTCGGGAAATTGGGCTCCTGATTGAGTTTGGTGCGCGACGACGAGATATTAAACGGCTATTTATCATTGAGTCTTTAATGTTATCAATATTGGGTGGCCTAATTGGGTTAATTAGTGCCTTCATGCTCGGTAAGATCGCTGATGTGGCAATTAGTAGCTTTGCGCGTAGTCGAGGAGTGCAGGAGTCGGTGTCAGCTTTTATGGTGACACCTCAGTTAGCAATTATGACGTTGGTATTGAGCGCATTGTTTGGGCTGGCGGTTGTTTATTTTCCGGCGCGTCGGGCATCACGAATTGATCCGATTGACGCATTGCGTTACGAATAA
- a CDS encoding ABC transporter ATP-binding protein has product MSQALVEFQKVSRDFRAVDGTISVLKDINFKVETGSFTIIYGPSGSGKTTILNMILGLLPPTKGDVVVSGEKLYGLTQDGRAKFRAAHYGIVSQVNNWILSMNVQENVALPLYLSGTPRHKAMRKAADSIERVGLTKYMHYNPAVLSVGQQQRISMARATVKTPRLLIADEPTGNLDTTNGDMIMQLMTSFRNHENTTVILVTHNLSYLSLSSHRLFLKDGVLSVDEGGFQLEEERRRMLMTSFLEANKTDTAQQGKAASVKKGGKRG; this is encoded by the coding sequence ATGAGTCAGGCACTAGTAGAGTTTCAAAAGGTGTCGCGTGATTTTAGGGCGGTTGATGGCACGATAAGTGTTTTAAAAGATATAAACTTTAAGGTGGAGACTGGTAGCTTTACGATTATCTATGGACCTTCTGGTAGTGGCAAGACGACGATTTTAAATATGATCTTGGGGCTTTTACCGCCAACCAAAGGGGATGTTGTGGTAAGCGGAGAGAAGTTATATGGTTTGACACAAGATGGTCGTGCAAAATTCAGGGCAGCCCATTATGGTATTGTGAGTCAGGTTAATAACTGGATATTGAGTATGAATGTACAGGAGAATGTGGCACTTCCGCTGTATCTCTCGGGAACTCCACGGCATAAGGCAATGCGAAAAGCAGCCGATAGTATTGAGCGGGTAGGACTGACGAAATATATGCATTATAACCCAGCGGTGTTGTCGGTTGGTCAACAGCAACGTATTTCGATGGCGCGGGCGACAGTTAAAACGCCACGGCTTTTAATTGCTGATGAGCCTACTGGTAACCTCGATACGACAAATGGCGACATGATAATGCAGCTCATGACTAGCTTTAGAAATCATGAGAATACAACCGTAATACTGGTGACTCATAATTTGAGTTATCTTTCATTGAGTAGTCATCGACTCTTCTTGAAAGACGGCGTTTTATCAGTGGATGAGGGTGGCTTCCAGCTAGAAGAAGAGCGTCGACGTATGTTGATGACAAGCTTTTTGGAGGCTAATAAAACGGACACTGCTCAACAGGGCAAGGCGGCGTCTGTGAAGAAAGGCGGCAAGCGTGGCTGA
- a CDS encoding fructose-bisphosphate aldolase class I, with product MGQLQETVQALFADSKGILAADESSKSAQKRFDSLAIPCTEETRRQYRQMLITTPGIEKYLSGVIFYDETIRQATDSGIPFPKYLSDKGIIPGIKVDQGLVELDNFKPETITEGLDGLAGRLTEYYDLGARFAKWRSAFQISDTTPTQTALHSNLHTMARYASLCQSANIVPIVEPEVLYDGPQSLQQAHDVTEATLSLLAQMLKAYRVDLTGCIVKTSMVLAGKQSGTTSSTQEVAEQTLAVLNQAVPASMGGVVFLSGGQSPEQARDNLQTIGTSGKQPWPITFSFSRAVQDPAMKVWSGKPENIDAAQKTYYDLTKACAEARHGQLQSSKSSPKDEFVSASQDS from the coding sequence ATGGGTCAACTACAAGAAACTGTACAAGCATTATTTGCCGATTCTAAGGGAATTCTTGCCGCCGATGAAAGCAGTAAAAGTGCGCAAAAACGATTTGATAGCCTAGCTATCCCCTGCACCGAAGAAACGCGTCGGCAGTATCGGCAAATGCTTATCACGACACCCGGTATTGAAAAATACTTATCTGGAGTCATTTTCTATGATGAAACTATTCGACAAGCAACTGATAGCGGCATACCTTTTCCAAAATATCTTAGCGACAAGGGCATTATTCCTGGCATTAAAGTAGATCAGGGCTTGGTCGAACTCGATAATTTTAAGCCAGAGACAATCACTGAAGGTCTAGACGGACTGGCTGGCCGACTGACTGAGTATTATGATCTTGGAGCTCGCTTTGCAAAATGGCGCTCTGCCTTTCAGATTTCCGACACCACCCCAACACAGACTGCATTGCACTCTAATTTGCATACAATGGCACGCTACGCAAGCCTATGCCAGTCAGCCAACATAGTGCCTATTGTTGAGCCAGAAGTGCTCTATGACGGCCCTCAGAGCCTCCAGCAAGCTCATGACGTAACGGAAGCCACCCTAAGCCTTCTTGCTCAAATGCTTAAAGCTTACCGCGTCGATCTAACTGGCTGTATTGTGAAGACCAGTATGGTGCTAGCCGGTAAGCAATCTGGTACTACCTCGTCTACTCAAGAAGTTGCCGAACAAACACTAGCTGTACTCAACCAAGCAGTCCCAGCATCTATGGGTGGTGTGGTCTTCCTGTCCGGTGGTCAATCTCCGGAGCAAGCCCGCGATAATTTGCAAACCATCGGCACTAGTGGCAAACAACCTTGGCCAATTACCTTCTCGTTCTCGCGCGCCGTACAAGACCCCGCCATGAAAGTATGGTCTGGAAAACCAGAAAATATTGATGCCGCACAAAAAACCTACTATGACCTCACTAAGGCTTGCGCCGAAGCTCGTCACGGACAGCTTCAATCATCTAAGTCTAGCCCAAAAGATGAATTTGTTAGTGCCTCCCAGGATAGCTAA
- the smpB gene encoding SsrA-binding protein SmpB produces MKVIAKNRRAYYDYEILETFTAGLSLLGHEVKSIRSGQISLKGSFVHFNNHEAYLVNAHIRRYSHATNLKEYDPTRSRKLLLHRKQIDRLEAEKKGAGLSVIPLAIGLDRGRIKIDIALARGKKHYDKREASRKKTMKIDVALEAKRKFNT; encoded by the coding sequence ATGAAAGTTATTGCCAAAAATCGTCGAGCCTACTACGACTATGAAATATTAGAAACCTTTACGGCAGGCTTATCGCTCTTGGGGCATGAAGTGAAAAGTATTCGCTCTGGTCAAATAAGCCTTAAAGGCAGCTTTGTGCACTTCAATAATCACGAGGCCTATCTAGTCAATGCCCATATTCGACGCTATAGTCATGCTACAAACCTTAAAGAATACGATCCAACTCGATCACGTAAGTTATTACTCCACCGCAAGCAAATTGACCGCTTGGAAGCTGAGAAAAAAGGCGCTGGACTATCTGTCATACCTTTAGCTATCGGTCTGGATCGTGGGCGTATTAAAATTGATATTGCACTTGCTCGAGGTAAAAAGCACTATGACAAGCGTGAAGCCAGTCGCAAAAAAACCATGAAAATTGATGTTGCGCTTGAAGCAAAGCGTAAATTTAATACATAA
- a CDS encoding histidine phosphatase family protein, translating to MTMPVDLVLVRHGQSEQNLAVQAAKNGDISLITDEYRQTPDSQFRLSAKGRDQARETGEWLRHNGLGYFERRYVSDYVRAKETAGYLQLMGPDWYVDPSLREREWGSLEGLSWEDLEDKIRHDAQVRHKDPFYWVPPNGESIAQLTVRLRILLDTLHRECSDMRVVVVCHGEVMWALRFMLERMSVTTWEALESSQEPGVAIYNCQILHYTRRDPESGALAPHLDWMRSLCPCQPPNNGPGWQRIVRETFSNDELLDQASKSPHLFRVNY from the coding sequence ATGACGATGCCGGTCGATCTGGTTTTGGTCCGACATGGACAATCCGAACAGAACTTAGCTGTGCAAGCGGCTAAAAATGGCGATATAAGCCTCATTACAGACGAATATCGGCAAACTCCAGATTCGCAGTTTCGACTTTCGGCCAAAGGTCGTGATCAAGCTCGGGAAACGGGTGAGTGGTTACGGCATAATGGGCTTGGCTATTTTGAGCGTCGCTATGTTTCAGACTATGTTCGAGCTAAGGAAACAGCCGGCTATTTGCAGCTGATGGGTCCAGATTGGTACGTAGATCCTTCCTTGCGTGAGCGTGAATGGGGTTCTCTGGAAGGTTTGAGCTGGGAGGACTTAGAAGACAAGATAAGGCATGATGCGCAAGTGCGACACAAGGACCCGTTTTACTGGGTACCCCCGAATGGTGAATCGATCGCGCAATTGACAGTGCGCTTGCGTATACTGCTCGATACATTGCATCGTGAGTGTAGCGATATGCGTGTTGTTGTGGTGTGTCACGGTGAGGTGATGTGGGCCCTGCGTTTTATGCTTGAACGCATGTCGGTTACTACCTGGGAAGCACTAGAGTCCTCTCAAGAACCTGGTGTGGCAATCTATAATTGCCAGATTTTGCATTACACGAGGCGGGATCCGGAGTCGGGGGCATTGGCGCCACATTTGGATTGGATGCGCTCACTCTGTCCTTGTCAGCCACCCAACAATGGTCCTGGTTGGCAGAGGATTGTACGCGAAACTTTCTCAAATGATGAGCTTTTGGATCAGGCAAGCAAATCTCCTCATCTTTTTAGAGTGAATTACTAG